Proteins encoded within one genomic window of Spiribacter curvatus:
- the cgtA gene encoding Obg family GTPase CgtA gives MKFVDEASIRVTAGDGGNGCVSFRREKYVPRGGPDGGDGGHGGSVWLEADSGLNTLADFRHTRRFAAERGHDGQGRQMTGRSGEDITVPVPVGTLVKDRETGEVIGDLTAHGKRLCVAEGGRGGLGNVHFKSATNRTPRRSIPGTDAERRDLSLELQLLADVGLLGLPNAGKSTFLRAVSAARPRVADYPFTTLHPGLGVVRIGSGSSFTVADIPGLIEGAARGAGLGTRFLRHLARTRLLLHLVDIAGLYEDRDLAADIRTVTEELAAYGHELTRRDRWLVINKADLFPEEERPAVVASLRESLAWQGPLYLISAETGWGTDALCQAVMQHLQGEDESH, from the coding sequence ATGAAATTCGTGGACGAAGCCAGCATTCGGGTGACGGCCGGCGACGGCGGCAACGGCTGTGTCAGCTTTCGCCGCGAGAAATACGTTCCACGCGGTGGCCCGGATGGCGGCGACGGTGGCCACGGTGGAAGCGTCTGGCTGGAGGCCGATTCCGGGCTCAATACCCTGGCGGACTTCCGTCATACCCGCCGCTTTGCCGCGGAGCGGGGGCATGATGGCCAGGGACGTCAGATGACCGGGCGCTCCGGCGAGGACATCACCGTCCCGGTACCGGTCGGGACACTGGTCAAGGACCGCGAGACCGGCGAGGTGATCGGTGATCTGACCGCTCACGGCAAGCGGCTCTGTGTCGCTGAGGGCGGCCGCGGGGGCTTGGGTAACGTCCATTTCAAGAGCGCGACCAACCGTACACCACGGCGCTCGATTCCGGGGACCGATGCGGAGCGCCGCGACCTCTCGCTCGAGCTCCAGCTATTGGCCGATGTCGGCCTGCTCGGCCTTCCCAATGCCGGAAAGTCGACCTTTCTGCGAGCCGTCTCGGCGGCCCGGCCACGCGTCGCTGACTACCCGTTCACCACTCTGCACCCCGGGCTCGGCGTGGTCCGGATCGGTTCTGGCAGTAGCTTTACCGTCGCCGACATCCCGGGACTGATCGAGGGGGCTGCCCGGGGCGCAGGTCTTGGTACCCGGTTTCTTCGGCACCTGGCCCGGACGCGGCTCTTGCTGCATCTGGTGGATATAGCCGGTCTCTATGAGGATCGTGACCTCGCAGCGGATATCCGCACCGTCACCGAAGAGCTCGCCGCCTATGGCCATGAACTGACCCGCCGGGACCGCTGGCTGGTCATCAACAAGGCCGATCTCTTCCCCGAGGAGGAACGTCCGGCTGTGGTGGCATCGCTTCGCGAATCGCTGGCCTGGCAGGGACCGCTCTATCTGATCTCCGCCGAAACGGGCTGGGGGACCGACGCCCTCTGCCAGGCGGTCATGCAACACCTCCAGGGCGAAGATGAGTCGCACTGA
- the zapD gene encoding cell division protein ZapD yields MDTTNPGTDVMVYEYPLNERMRTFLRLEFLFRNLRFGTDGDSTWHTRMAVDALLDITALLTRSDVRSELQKELERILTSLEKLQARPEVDERRLAPVLAECRDIAQQLRDAPTGIPSVVRNNEFLTAIEQRAGVPGGTCAFDLPGYHLWLESEVAQRRALLEQWHGAFRLMDQGTALVLKLLRESADPVNEVAGGGSFQATLDRATPYQMLRVRMPRSFQCYPEVSGSRHFCNIRFLEQPTKGERPNQVDDDVAFILERCVI; encoded by the coding sequence GTGGACACAACCAATCCCGGAACCGATGTGATGGTCTATGAGTATCCGCTCAATGAGCGGATGCGCACCTTCCTGCGGCTTGAATTCCTGTTCAGGAACCTGCGCTTCGGAACCGACGGCGACAGCACCTGGCACACCCGAATGGCCGTTGATGCGCTTCTCGACATTACCGCGCTGCTCACCCGAAGCGATGTCCGCTCGGAACTGCAAAAAGAGCTGGAGCGCATTCTGACCAGCCTCGAAAAGCTGCAGGCAAGGCCCGAGGTCGATGAACGCCGTCTGGCGCCAGTCCTGGCGGAGTGTCGCGACATCGCACAGCAACTCCGCGATGCCCCGACAGGCATCCCTTCCGTCGTTCGCAATAACGAGTTCCTGACAGCCATCGAACAGCGGGCCGGCGTACCGGGTGGAACCTGCGCCTTTGATCTGCCCGGCTATCATCTCTGGCTGGAGAGCGAGGTTGCCCAGCGGCGCGCACTGCTCGAGCAATGGCATGGCGCCTTCCGGCTAATGGATCAGGGCACCGCGCTGGTGCTCAAGCTCCTGCGCGAGAGCGCGGATCCGGTCAACGAAGTCGCGGGAGGCGGCAGTTTTCAGGCCACGCTCGATCGCGCCACGCCCTATCAGATGCTGCGCGTGCGGATGCCGCGCTCATTCCAGTGCTATCCAGAAGTAAGCGGCAGCCGGCATTTCTGTAATATCCGTTTTCTCGAACAGCCCACAAAAGGCGAACGCCCCAATCAGGTGGACGACGATGTCGCATTCATCCTTGAGCGCTGTGTCATCTGA
- the yacG gene encoding DNA gyrase inhibitor YacG, whose product MSHSSLSAVSSDTPPTVACPQCGEQVPWTADSPYRPFCSRRCRMIDLGDWLDERHQIPGDPVPPDAGD is encoded by the coding sequence ATGTCGCATTCATCCTTGAGCGCTGTGTCATCTGACACGCCCCCCACCGTCGCCTGCCCGCAATGCGGCGAACAGGTCCCGTGGACGGCGGATTCACCCTACCGGCCGTTCTGCTCACGGCGCTGCCGTATGATTGATCTGGGCGACTGGCTGGACGAGCGCCACCAGATCCCCGGCGATCCGGTGCCACCAGACGCCGGGGACTAA
- a CDS encoding GspE/PulE family protein, whose protein sequence is MDAAERRPALARWLVDRAALPPDRADTIIADARRAGRPLVRQLLDSDALSPALIADAASRVFGIERIPADSLDPLPELVAQIDPELILRHHALPLRWRDGVVQIAVSDPANTTALDELRFHTGLPVTPVLADDDDLRAQIALLTGGVGAAADELVTAARAEEVRDAPTTAAEDDTPVIRYINELLRRAIREQVSDIHLEPFETHCRVRFRYDGILHEAARPPRDMADRLAARLKVMARMDIAERRLPQDGRLRLDSGAGNGVDFRVSSLPTLFGEKLVLRLLDAAATTLELDGLGMETDQLAAYRTAIERPHGMILVTGPTGSGKTVTLYSALQQLNQSSRNILTVEDPVEIKLPGINQIAVNHRIGLDFPHLLRAFLRQDPDVMMVGEIRDRETAEIAIKAAQTGHLVLSTLHTNDAAGAITRLINMGIPRWSIAASVILISAQRLIRRLCSHCRRPVDAATGQGHWFEANGCPRCHQGYRGRLGIHEVLPMTDTLGRRILEAGTDTGITPGPASSDLRTLRETGIAKAARGLTSLSEIDRVTRR, encoded by the coding sequence ATGGATGCGGCGGAACGACGTCCGGCACTGGCGCGATGGCTCGTTGACCGCGCGGCCCTGCCACCGGACAGGGCCGATACCATCATTGCTGATGCCCGGCGCGCCGGGCGTCCGCTCGTCCGCCAGCTCCTCGACAGCGACGCGCTGTCGCCGGCGCTCATCGCCGATGCCGCATCCCGCGTCTTCGGCATCGAGCGGATCCCGGCGGACTCCCTCGATCCGCTGCCGGAGCTGGTCGCCCAGATCGATCCCGAGCTCATTCTCCGCCACCATGCCCTTCCCCTGCGATGGCGGGATGGCGTGGTGCAGATCGCGGTGTCCGATCCGGCCAACACCACCGCACTGGATGAGTTGCGGTTTCATACCGGTCTGCCGGTCACACCGGTGCTCGCCGATGATGACGACCTGCGGGCACAGATCGCACTGCTGACCGGTGGCGTTGGCGCAGCGGCTGACGAGCTGGTCACGGCGGCCCGTGCCGAAGAGGTCCGGGACGCCCCCACGACGGCCGCGGAGGACGACACGCCGGTCATCCGCTACATCAACGAATTGCTCCGCCGGGCGATACGCGAGCAGGTCTCCGATATCCACCTCGAGCCTTTCGAGACCCACTGTCGGGTGCGATTCCGCTACGACGGTATCCTCCACGAGGCGGCCCGCCCGCCGCGGGACATGGCCGATCGACTCGCCGCACGGCTTAAGGTCATGGCGCGTATGGATATCGCCGAACGCCGTCTGCCGCAGGATGGTCGCCTGCGCCTCGACAGCGGAGCGGGGAATGGCGTCGACTTCCGGGTCAGCAGCCTGCCGACGTTATTTGGTGAAAAGCTCGTACTGCGCCTGCTCGACGCCGCGGCCACGACGCTGGAGCTCGATGGGCTGGGCATGGAGACCGATCAGCTCGCCGCCTACCGCACCGCTATCGAGCGTCCCCACGGCATGATCCTCGTGACCGGCCCCACCGGCTCCGGGAAAACCGTTACGCTCTACAGTGCCCTGCAGCAGCTCAACCAGAGCAGCCGCAATATCCTCACTGTCGAGGATCCGGTCGAGATCAAACTCCCCGGCATCAATCAAATCGCCGTCAATCACCGCATTGGACTCGACTTCCCCCACCTGCTGCGGGCCTTCCTGCGCCAGGATCCGGATGTGATGATGGTCGGCGAGATCCGCGATCGCGAGACCGCCGAGATCGCCATCAAAGCAGCGCAGACCGGTCACCTTGTGCTCTCCACCCTGCATACCAACGATGCCGCCGGTGCGATCACGCGACTGATCAACATGGGCATCCCGCGCTGGAGTATTGCCGCATCCGTCATCCTGATCAGCGCCCAACGGCTGATCCGGCGGCTTTGTAGCCACTGCCGCCGTCCCGTCGACGCCGCGACGGGACAAGGTCATTGGTTCGAGGCCAATGGCTGCCCGCGCTGCCATCAAGGCTATCGCGGCCGCCTGGGGATTCATGAGGTCCTGCCGATGACCGACACGCTTGGCCGCCGGATCCTGGAGGCTGGCACTGACACCGGCATCACCCCCGGACCGGCATCATCAGACCTGCGGACCCTGCGCGAGACGGGGATCGCGAAGGCCGCGCGCGGCCTGACCAGCCTGAGTGAGATCGATCGGGTCACGCGTCGATGA
- the rpmA gene encoding 50S ribosomal protein L27 encodes MAHKKAGGSTRNGRDSHSKRLGVKRFGGQAVTAGSIIVRQRGTHFHAGQNVGTGTDYTLFAKVDGEVVFARKGPLKRRVVSIQPAG; translated from the coding sequence ATGGCACATAAGAAGGCAGGCGGCAGTACACGCAACGGCCGCGATTCGCACTCCAAACGGCTGGGCGTCAAGCGCTTTGGCGGGCAGGCCGTGACGGCGGGCAGCATTATCGTTCGCCAGCGTGGCACTCACTTCCACGCCGGGCAGAACGTGGGAACGGGCACCGACTACACGCTCTTCGCGAAGGTCGATGGCGAGGTCGTCTTCGCCCGCAAGGGCCCGCTCAAGCGGCGGGTCGTGAGCATTCAGCCGGCGGGCTGA
- the coaE gene encoding dephospho-CoA kinase (Dephospho-CoA kinase (CoaE) performs the final step in coenzyme A biosynthesis.), which translates to MNDGNADRQHRPGLVVGLTGGIASGKTAVSQRFEALGAAVIDTDVLARTVVEPGTSGLDAIRGRFGAGVIGAGGGLDRTALRQRVFADASARQDLEAITHPRIRAAVDEALAMVHQPYALIVVPLLLEAGWTDLMDRILVVDAPPDQQRHRLMERDGTDPAQAERILASQAERQARLAIADDVIANDTDTASLDARVAALHEQYQRIATGH; encoded by the coding sequence ATGAATGATGGAAACGCCGATCGGCAACATCGCCCTGGGCTGGTCGTCGGGCTGACCGGTGGCATCGCGAGCGGCAAGACCGCCGTCAGCCAACGGTTCGAGGCGCTGGGGGCTGCCGTGATCGATACCGATGTGCTCGCCCGGACCGTGGTCGAGCCGGGCACCTCTGGTCTCGACGCGATCCGCGGGCGCTTTGGGGCCGGTGTCATCGGCGCCGGTGGCGGTCTCGACCGTACAGCCCTGCGTCAGCGGGTATTCGCCGATGCATCCGCCCGACAGGACCTCGAGGCGATCACCCACCCGCGGATTCGCGCCGCAGTGGATGAAGCGCTCGCAATGGTGCACCAGCCCTATGCCCTGATCGTGGTGCCGCTGCTGCTCGAGGCGGGCTGGACCGATCTGATGGACCGGATACTCGTTGTCGACGCACCCCCGGATCAACAGCGCCACCGGCTCATGGAGCGCGACGGCACGGATCCGGCACAGGCCGAGCGCATACTGGCCAGCCAGGCAGAGCGTCAGGCGCGGCTGGCCATCGCGGACGATGTCATCGCGAACGACACCGACACTGCGTCACTGGACGCCCGTGTGGCCGCCCTGCACGAACAGTACCAGCGGATCGCGACCGGCCACTGA
- the murJ gene encoding murein biosynthesis integral membrane protein MurJ, translating into MSTAERKVSHSRLWRSVMTFGSWTLLSRVMGLARDIVLGVIFGPSAATDAFFVAFKIPNFLRRLFAEGAFQQAFVPVLSAARQRGGDEAVRRLFGRVSGCLAMILIAITVLAMLGSPGLIRVFAPGFIDQPDQLALAAELLRLTFPYLLLIALTAAAAAVLNTYDQFGPPAFAPVLLNLCLIAAAIWLSPRLETGVMALALAVPVAGVLQLALQLPFLWRRGVLAWPWPRWSDPDVRRILRLMGPTLFSTSVQQINLLVDTILASFLVVGSISWLYWSDRLMEFPLGVFGIALGTVILPKLSAEHADASPERFNATLDWALRLALVVIAPATVGLVVLASPLLATLFGYGEFDASDVQAASWSLMAYGLGLFGFVLVKVLVPGYFSRQDTRGPVRCAVTAMVVNMVMSVSLVLLLIDTGFAHAGLALATGLAAWVNAALLLRGLRRQRVYRPLAGWRRLGGRVLIAVIVMTVVLAWPASQESLWLASGVPVRVGLLAVVIAVGAGVYAATLWLLGVRPAQFREPVA; encoded by the coding sequence ATGTCAACTGCTGAACGGAAAGTGTCTCACTCACGGCTGTGGCGATCGGTCATGACCTTTGGCAGCTGGACCCTGCTGTCACGGGTGATGGGGCTGGCACGCGACATCGTCCTGGGTGTGATTTTCGGGCCATCGGCGGCGACGGATGCGTTTTTCGTTGCCTTCAAGATCCCCAATTTCCTGCGCCGTCTGTTCGCCGAAGGGGCCTTCCAGCAGGCCTTTGTGCCGGTCCTGTCAGCGGCCCGCCAGCGCGGCGGCGACGAGGCCGTCCGGCGCCTTTTTGGCCGTGTCAGCGGCTGTCTGGCAATGATCCTGATCGCGATCACTGTTCTCGCCATGCTCGGCTCTCCCGGGCTCATACGCGTCTTCGCACCGGGGTTCATTGATCAGCCCGACCAGCTGGCGCTCGCCGCGGAGCTGTTGCGCCTGACCTTCCCCTACCTGTTATTGATTGCACTGACCGCCGCCGCGGCCGCGGTGCTCAACACCTATGACCAATTCGGCCCGCCGGCATTCGCGCCGGTGCTACTCAACCTCTGCCTGATCGCGGCGGCGATCTGGCTCTCTCCACGGCTCGAGACCGGCGTCATGGCGCTGGCACTGGCGGTGCCGGTGGCGGGCGTCCTGCAGCTTGCGCTGCAACTGCCATTCCTCTGGCGGCGCGGTGTGCTGGCCTGGCCCTGGCCGCGCTGGTCGGATCCGGACGTCCGCCGCATCCTGCGTTTGATGGGGCCGACGCTGTTCAGCACCTCTGTCCAACAGATCAACCTCCTCGTGGATACCATCCTGGCGTCCTTTCTGGTGGTTGGCTCGATCAGCTGGCTGTACTGGTCGGATCGGCTCATGGAGTTCCCGCTGGGGGTGTTCGGCATTGCGCTGGGTACCGTGATTCTGCCCAAGCTCTCCGCCGAGCACGCCGATGCCAGCCCCGAGCGATTCAACGCCACGCTGGACTGGGCGCTGCGGCTCGCGCTGGTGGTCATTGCTCCGGCGACCGTCGGGCTGGTGGTGCTGGCCAGTCCCCTGCTGGCCACGCTGTTCGGCTATGGTGAGTTTGATGCTTCGGACGTCCAGGCAGCGAGCTGGAGCCTGATGGCCTATGGTCTGGGACTGTTCGGTTTCGTGCTGGTCAAGGTCCTGGTGCCGGGCTACTTCTCGCGCCAGGACACCCGCGGGCCGGTGCGCTGCGCGGTGACGGCGATGGTGGTCAATATGGTGATGAGCGTCTCGCTGGTCCTGCTGCTGATCGATACCGGCTTCGCCCATGCTGGGCTCGCCCTCGCCACCGGGCTGGCGGCATGGGTGAATGCGGCATTGCTGCTGCGCGGGCTTCGGCGTCAGAGGGTCTATCGGCCGCTGGCTGGCTGGCGGCGACTGGGCGGTCGCGTGTTGATCGCAGTCATTGTGATGACGGTGGTGCTGGCGTGGCCGGCCAGTCAGGAGTCGCTGTGGCTGGCGTCCGGGGTCCCCGTGCGGGTGGGTCTGCTCGCTGTGGTGATTGCCGTTGGCGCCGGTGTCTATGCCGCCACGCTCTGGCTGTTGGGGGTCCGGCCGGCCCAGTTCCGGGAGCCCGTCGCATGA
- the rpsT gene encoding 30S ribosomal protein S20, whose amino-acid sequence MANIASARKRARQAEQQRRHNQARRSMMRGKLKQVTAAVAKGDKAAAEAAYADAVPVLDRMATRGVIHKNKAARHKSRLAQQIKQLS is encoded by the coding sequence TTGGCCAATATCGCCTCCGCCCGCAAACGGGCCCGTCAGGCCGAGCAACAGCGCCGCCACAATCAGGCTCGCCGTTCGATGATGCGCGGCAAGCTCAAACAGGTAACGGCCGCCGTTGCAAAGGGCGACAAGGCCGCTGCGGAAGCCGCCTACGCCGACGCCGTTCCGGTGCTCGACCGGATGGCAACCCGCGGTGTGATCCACAAGAACAAGGCGGCGCGTCACAAGAGCCGGCTCGCCCAGCAGATCAAGCAACTCAGCTAG
- the rplU gene encoding 50S ribosomal protein L21, which yields MYAVIKSGGKQYRVAEGDLLQVEKLNAEAGETVSFDEVLLVADGDDVKVGTPRLEGGAVSAEVIAQSRARKIEVVKFKRRQDYQRHYGHRQHYTEVRITGIQAG from the coding sequence ATGTACGCGGTAATCAAGTCGGGTGGCAAGCAGTATCGGGTCGCCGAGGGCGATCTGCTGCAGGTCGAGAAGCTCAATGCCGAGGCCGGCGAAACCGTGAGTTTCGACGAAGTCCTGCTCGTCGCCGACGGTGATGACGTGAAGGTCGGAACGCCACGCCTCGAAGGCGGCGCCGTCTCGGCCGAGGTGATCGCGCAGAGCCGGGCGCGCAAGATCGAGGTGGTCAAATTCAAGCGCCGTCAGGACTACCAGCGCCACTATGGCCACCGGCAGCACTACACGGAAGTCCGGATCACCGGCATCCAGGCTGGCTAG
- a CDS encoding type II secretion system F family protein gives MTGMTGFAWRGSDLDGRRRYGLTRATDPSHLHRHLGSHGIALEHSVRIPGWLERAMIPTKPRLQSRHINALFRQLATLSSAGVPLIDAMTMIAQEEKQAGLRRLASDIRDEIAAGTPLSVALASQPAYFDPLICGLVRAGEQSGELDVLLDRIANDRERSAAIAQRLRRAMLYPLIVLAVALAVGTALLMFVVPRFQALFNGFGAELPVFTRHVIGLSAWLRSDGWIGLTGIVGAVAAWLALTRHYPALRQIRHRVALRVPVTGCLIERAETARFTRTLAILMQAGAPLAEALPTVAGTLSTLPYQRAVMRITDDLRDGRSLALAIERTHRFQASTGRMIATGEAAGQLPEVLERIADRQETAVSQGIDNLGTALEPLIMSLLGLLIGGLVLAMYLPVFQLGSVI, from the coding sequence ATGACCGGCATGACGGGCTTCGCCTGGCGCGGCAGCGACCTGGACGGCCGACGCCGTTATGGCCTGACACGGGCCACTGACCCGAGCCACCTCCACCGTCATCTTGGCAGCCACGGCATCGCCCTGGAGCACTCGGTCCGGATCCCGGGCTGGCTGGAGCGGGCGATGATCCCGACGAAACCCCGACTGCAATCACGGCATATCAACGCGCTTTTCCGCCAGCTCGCGACCCTGAGCAGCGCCGGTGTGCCGCTCATCGATGCCATGACCATGATCGCTCAAGAGGAGAAACAGGCCGGCCTGCGGCGGCTTGCCAGCGACATCAGGGACGAAATCGCCGCCGGGACGCCACTTTCCGTCGCCCTTGCCAGTCAGCCGGCATATTTCGACCCGCTGATATGCGGTCTGGTCCGGGCCGGGGAACAATCCGGCGAGCTGGACGTGTTGCTCGATCGTATCGCCAACGATCGCGAACGGAGCGCCGCAATCGCTCAACGCCTGCGCCGGGCGATGCTCTACCCACTGATCGTGCTCGCCGTCGCGCTTGCCGTCGGCACGGCGCTATTGATGTTCGTCGTCCCCCGCTTCCAGGCCCTGTTCAATGGTTTCGGCGCTGAACTGCCGGTCTTCACCCGCCATGTCATTGGCCTGTCAGCGTGGCTTCGCAGTGATGGCTGGATCGGTCTGACCGGTATTGTGGGCGCGGTTGCTGCATGGCTCGCCCTTACCCGGCATTACCCGGCGCTCAGACAGATCCGACACCGCGTCGCGCTTCGCGTACCGGTCACCGGTTGTCTGATCGAGCGTGCCGAGACCGCACGCTTCACCCGGACCCTGGCCATTCTCATGCAGGCCGGCGCGCCCCTTGCCGAGGCCCTCCCCACAGTCGCGGGGACACTCAGCACACTGCCCTATCAGCGGGCTGTCATGCGCATCACCGATGACCTGCGGGATGGTCGCTCACTCGCCCTTGCGATCGAGCGCACACACCGCTTCCAGGCGAGCACGGGACGCATGATTGCCACCGGCGAGGCGGCAGGTCAGCTGCCGGAAGTGCTCGAGCGGATTGCCGATCGTCAGGAGACCGCGGTCAGTCAGGGCATCGACAACCTTGGAACCGCCCTTGAACCGCTCATCATGAGCCTTCTCGGTCTGTTGATCGGCGGGCTGGTGCTCGCCATGTATCTGCCGGTCTTCCAGCTCGGCTCGGTGATCTGA
- the proB gene encoding glutamate 5-kinase: MSRTDPTPRTRWVIKVGSALVTDNGRGLDHARIGDWVRQIVAARGQGVDVVLVSSGSVAEGVRRLGWSQRPTALHQLQAAASVGQMGLVQAYEARFQTFDVRTGQILLTHEDLADRQRYLNARVTLRALLELGVVPVVNENDTIATDEIRFGDNDTLAALVSNLIEADQLVILTDQTGLFDADPREDASAQLIRHAAAEDEALERLCSDAPGVLGSGGMRTKVAAARRAARSGAMTRIASGREPDVLQRIAAGESVGTHLEPSREPLVARKQWIAGQLQVRGRLCLDDGAAEVLREHGRSLLSVGVTRVEGHFRRGEMVACLDPAGREVARGLVNYDAAAASRIAGQPTGHIESLLGYLSEPELIHRDNLVLTDPGLASED; this comes from the coding sequence ATGAGTCGCACTGACCCGACCCCACGAACCCGCTGGGTCATCAAGGTGGGCAGCGCGCTGGTGACCGATAACGGACGGGGCCTCGATCATGCGCGTATCGGTGACTGGGTGCGGCAGATCGTCGCAGCGCGCGGGCAGGGGGTCGATGTCGTGCTGGTCTCCTCCGGCTCGGTCGCGGAAGGGGTGCGGAGACTGGGCTGGTCACAGCGGCCAACGGCGCTCCATCAGCTGCAGGCCGCCGCCTCGGTGGGGCAGATGGGACTGGTGCAGGCCTACGAGGCGCGTTTCCAGACATTCGATGTGCGCACCGGGCAGATCCTCCTGACCCACGAGGACCTGGCGGATCGCCAACGCTACCTCAACGCCCGCGTCACCCTGCGGGCACTGCTCGAGCTGGGGGTGGTGCCGGTGGTCAACGAAAACGACACCATCGCTACGGACGAAATCCGCTTTGGCGACAATGACACCCTGGCGGCGCTGGTCAGTAACCTCATCGAGGCCGATCAGCTGGTGATTCTCACCGATCAGACCGGGCTTTTTGATGCTGATCCCCGGGAGGATGCGTCGGCGCAGCTGATCCGCCATGCCGCGGCGGAGGATGAGGCCCTGGAGCGGCTTTGCTCGGATGCGCCGGGCGTGCTGGGTAGCGGCGGCATGCGGACCAAAGTGGCGGCCGCAAGACGGGCCGCCCGATCCGGGGCAATGACCCGGATCGCATCGGGCCGCGAACCGGATGTGCTGCAACGCATCGCCGCCGGGGAGTCCGTGGGGACGCACCTCGAGCCTTCGCGCGAGCCGCTTGTCGCACGCAAGCAGTGGATTGCGGGTCAATTGCAGGTGCGTGGTCGCCTGTGCCTCGATGACGGGGCGGCCGAGGTGCTGCGCGAGCATGGCCGGAGCCTGCTATCAGTGGGTGTCACACGGGTCGAGGGGCATTTCCGCCGGGGCGAGATGGTGGCGTGTCTGGATCCGGCCGGTCGGGAGGTGGCACGCGGACTCGTCAACTACGACGCGGCAGCGGCCAGCCGTATTGCTGGCCAACCAACCGGACACATCGAATCGTTACTCGGTTATCTATCGGAACCAGAGTTGATCCACCGGGACAATCTGGTACTGACTGACCCGGGGCTGGCCAGCGAGGACTAG
- a CDS encoding polyprenyl synthetase family protein: MEIAAIRRPVADDMSVVDRIVQDRLQSDVALINQLGHYIIGGGGKRLRPMVTLLMARAAGHSGDDDRHALLGATVELIHTATLLHDDVVDESAVRRGRDTANQIWGNEASVLVGDFLYTRAFEMMVELDDMAVMALFSRTTNRIAEGEVMQLMHVHDPDVTEDRYQQVIYRKTAVLFEAGCQLAVGLNSAAGRTRLDAAADYGRRLGIAFQLADDALDYDGDAAAIGKNIGDDLAEGKPTLPLIHCMANATPADRAIVRDAIENGGRGDIDAVAAAIARTGSIAYTRRLAEQEAELAIEALAAFDDGPFRTALRRLAAFAVGREY; this comes from the coding sequence ATGGAGATTGCCGCCATACGCAGGCCGGTCGCGGACGATATGTCCGTGGTCGATCGCATAGTCCAGGATCGACTCCAGTCGGATGTCGCTCTCATCAATCAGCTCGGGCACTACATCATCGGCGGCGGCGGTAAACGCCTGCGGCCCATGGTCACGCTCCTGATGGCCCGCGCCGCCGGACACAGCGGCGACGACGACCGCCATGCGCTCCTCGGCGCCACTGTCGAGCTCATCCACACGGCAACGTTGCTGCACGATGATGTCGTCGATGAGTCGGCGGTGCGGCGGGGTCGCGATACGGCGAATCAGATCTGGGGCAACGAGGCGAGCGTGCTGGTCGGCGACTTCCTCTACACCCGCGCCTTCGAGATGATGGTCGAGCTCGATGACATGGCCGTCATGGCATTGTTCTCGCGCACGACCAACCGCATTGCCGAGGGGGAGGTGATGCAGTTGATGCATGTCCACGACCCGGACGTCACCGAGGACCGCTATCAGCAGGTCATCTATCGAAAGACAGCCGTGCTCTTCGAGGCGGGCTGTCAGCTCGCGGTTGGCCTCAACAGCGCCGCCGGTCGGACCCGACTCGATGCCGCCGCCGACTATGGCCGCCGGCTCGGGATCGCCTTCCAGCTCGCCGACGATGCCCTCGATTACGACGGCGATGCCGCGGCGATCGGCAAGAATATCGGCGACGATCTGGCCGAGGGCAAGCCCACGCTACCGCTGATCCATTGCATGGCGAACGCCACTCCAGCAGACCGCGCGATCGTTCGCGACGCCATCGAGAACGGCGGTCGGGGAGACATTGACGCAGTCGCCGCGGCGATTGCGCGCACTGGCTCGATTGCCTATACTCGCCGTCTCGCGGAGCAAGAGGCCGAGCTTGCCATTGAGGCACTTGCGGCGTTTGATGACGGCCCCTTCCGCACGGCCCTTCGCAGGCTTGCGGCGTTCGCGGTCGGCCGCGAGTACTGA